In the genome of Afifella aestuarii, one region contains:
- a CDS encoding GAF domain-containing protein: MSETCAHVDVVHSAITAGAAAQSPMVASWSRSARLYGLDPANRHPPHRLTASEFALVRERMEPWIRAAEASLDQLFSAVGAAGCCVLLADSDGVPVERRGEAGDDAIFDEWGLWPGALWSEATEGTNGIGTCVIERRPVTVHRDQHFFARNGALGCMAAPIHDHNGELAGVLDVSSCRTDLTETFAGLIALSVREAARRIEAEAFRRTFAHVRILAVSGLEHNPAALVAVNADDLAVGASHSARVALGIKGNLAKAPVPASDLLSIPGAESLEDAERAVLARALARTGGNVSAAARILGISRATFHRKLGAKRLEAATQDPAASCRIPATDAASLPLEGG, translated from the coding sequence ATGTCCGAGACTTGTGCCCACGTCGATGTGGTTCACTCAGCGATCACGGCCGGGGCTGCCGCGCAATCGCCGATGGTCGCCTCCTGGAGCCGCTCGGCGCGTCTCTATGGGCTCGACCCAGCCAACCGGCACCCGCCTCACCGGCTGACGGCGAGCGAATTCGCCCTGGTGCGCGAGCGGATGGAGCCATGGATTCGCGCCGCCGAAGCCAGTCTTGATCAGCTCTTCAGCGCTGTCGGCGCAGCAGGGTGTTGCGTGCTCCTTGCCGATAGCGACGGCGTGCCGGTCGAGCGTCGCGGCGAGGCTGGCGACGATGCCATCTTCGACGAGTGGGGATTATGGCCGGGCGCGCTGTGGAGCGAGGCAACGGAAGGCACCAACGGCATCGGCACCTGCGTCATCGAGCGCCGCCCCGTCACCGTGCACCGCGATCAGCACTTTTTTGCGCGCAACGGGGCGCTCGGCTGCATGGCGGCCCCCATCCATGACCACAACGGCGAACTCGCCGGCGTTCTCGACGTCTCCTCCTGCCGCACCGATCTCACCGAGACCTTCGCGGGGCTTATCGCTCTCAGCGTCCGCGAAGCGGCACGGCGGATCGAAGCCGAAGCCTTCCGGCGCACGTTTGCGCATGTGCGGATCCTCGCCGTCTCGGGGCTGGAGCACAATCCGGCGGCTCTCGTCGCGGTGAATGCCGACGACCTCGCCGTCGGCGCATCGCACAGCGCCCGCGTGGCCTTGGGGATCAAAGGCAACCTCGCCAAAGCGCCCGTGCCGGCCTCCGATCTCCTGAGCATCCCGGGTGCGGAGAGCCTGGAGGATGCGGAGCGGGCCGTTCTTGCCCGCGCTCTCGCCCGCACCGGCGGCAACGTCTCCGCGGCGGCGCGCATCCTCGGCATTTCGCGCGCGACCTTCCATCGCAAACTCGGCGCAAAACGGCTGGAGGCGGCGACACAAGATCCCGCGGCTTCCTGTCGCATTCCTGCGACAGATGCAGCCTCTCTCCCGCTGGAGGGGGGCTGA
- the thiQ gene encoding thiamine ABC transporter ATP-binding protein, producing MSALPALVLDGLEYTYESAPMRFDLTVTPGEWLAIIGPSGAGKSTLLDIIAGFLVPERGRVTISGADMTGVPPSQRPLSFVFQENNLFAHMSARQNVGLGISPRLRLSPAERQRAAEALEAVGLVGFEDRRPGEMSGGERQRVALARAFVRQRPLLLLDEPFAALGPALRREMLALLRDLRRRKGTMTVLMVTHHPEDALGFADNVAFLDKGRFVTVGPTEETLSASGIAAVESYLGTRALS from the coding sequence ATGAGCGCCCTGCCCGCTCTCGTCTTGGACGGCCTAGAATACACCTATGAAAGTGCCCCGATGCGCTTCGACCTCACGGTGACGCCTGGCGAATGGCTGGCGATCATCGGCCCAAGCGGTGCCGGCAAATCGACCCTCCTCGACATCATCGCCGGCTTTCTCGTGCCCGAGCGCGGCCGGGTGACGATCTCCGGCGCCGACATGACGGGCGTGCCACCCTCGCAACGCCCGCTCAGTTTCGTGTTTCAGGAGAACAATCTCTTTGCCCACATGAGCGCCAGGCAGAATGTGGGGCTCGGAATTTCTCCGAGATTGCGGCTAAGCCCGGCCGAGCGGCAGCGCGCGGCAGAAGCGCTGGAGGCCGTCGGCCTTGTGGGCTTCGAAGATCGCAGGCCGGGGGAGATGTCCGGCGGCGAACGCCAGCGGGTCGCGCTGGCGCGCGCCTTTGTCCGCCAGCGCCCTCTGCTCCTGCTGGACGAGCCGTTTGCCGCGCTCGGTCCCGCCCTACGCCGTGAAATGCTGGCGTTGTTGCGCGATCTGCGGCGTCGGAAGGGAACGATGACGGTGCTGATGGTGACGCATCATCCCGAGGATGCCCTGGGCTTCGCCGACAACGTCGCCTTCCTCGACAAGGGGCGTTTCGTCACCGTTGGGCCGACCGAGGAAACCCTGTCAGCTTCGGGCATTGCCGCGGTAGAGAGCTACCTCGGAACGCGCGCGCTCTCTTAA
- the thiP gene encoding thiamine/thiamine pyrophosphate ABC transporter permease has product MAAGAWPLRLSARPMTGSTDRRWRVAAGLAAVAALAVFLGGACFALLTQADAAPDLFALASDRYLRGVVLFTLEQAALSTLLAVAGALPLAVALHRARFPGRGLVLRLFLLPQALPVLVGALAIIAVWGRNGVVSDLVATLGFDRLNVYGLSGILIAHTFFNLPLAARLMVAALDGVPAESWKLAGQLSLTPLTTFRILEWPAIRTALPGATSLIFMLCVTSFTLVLTLGGGPGATTLEVAIYQALRYDFDPGLAVFLALIQIVLTGLAVAITLRLGRTTAGGFTLGRRARRYDPHQGFVRALDLAVLTVGIAFVLSPFIATIVAGLRSDLIALLADPNVQRAAMTSGVVAIAAATLAVLLAAPLLLARQALERSSSSRGRAAWRGLFELSGSLVLVVPPIVIGAGWFLLLRQVTDVFAAAPFVVVATNAVMAMPFIVRILAPALATSAQRHDRLAESLGLFGLARLRHVEWPALKAPLALSFAFALALSLGDLGAMALFGSQDFITLPYLLLQRMGSYRTADAAGLALLLGVLCLALMALAERGFRGEEGR; this is encoded by the coding sequence ATGGCTGCAGGCGCTTGGCCGCTGAGGCTCTCCGCGCGTCCGATGACAGGTTCGACAGATCGACGTTGGCGTGTCGCGGCAGGACTTGCCGCCGTTGCCGCGCTCGCCGTGTTTTTGGGCGGTGCATGTTTCGCCTTGCTTACCCAAGCCGATGCGGCGCCGGACCTTTTTGCCTTGGCATCGGACCGCTATTTGCGGGGAGTGGTGCTGTTCACGCTGGAACAGGCGGCCCTTTCCACCCTCCTTGCCGTGGCCGGTGCCCTGCCGCTTGCAGTCGCCTTGCACAGGGCGCGGTTTCCTGGCCGCGGCCTTGTCCTGCGTCTTTTCCTCCTGCCGCAAGCTCTGCCGGTGCTGGTCGGCGCCTTGGCGATCATCGCGGTGTGGGGCCGCAACGGCGTCGTCTCGGATCTGGTCGCCACTCTCGGTTTCGATCGCCTCAACGTCTATGGGCTGTCCGGCATCCTGATCGCCCACACCTTCTTCAACCTGCCGCTCGCCGCCCGACTGATGGTCGCCGCACTCGACGGCGTGCCGGCGGAAAGCTGGAAGCTCGCCGGGCAGCTTTCTCTCACGCCGCTGACCACCTTCCGCATCCTCGAATGGCCGGCAATTCGCACCGCGCTGCCCGGCGCGACGAGCCTCATCTTCATGCTCTGCGTCACCAGCTTCACGCTGGTCCTCACGCTCGGCGGCGGGCCGGGTGCCACCACCCTGGAAGTCGCGATCTACCAGGCGCTGCGCTACGATTTTGATCCGGGTCTCGCGGTTTTCCTGGCGTTGATACAGATTGTGCTGACCGGCCTTGCGGTCGCCATCACGCTGCGGCTTGGCCGGACAACGGCCGGCGGCTTTACACTCGGGCGGCGGGCACGGCGCTACGACCCTCACCAGGGCTTCGTTCGCGCGCTCGATCTCGCGGTTCTGACCGTGGGGATCGCCTTCGTCCTCTCGCCGTTCATCGCCACGATCGTCGCCGGTCTGCGCTCCGATCTGATCGCACTGCTGGCCGATCCAAACGTCCAACGGGCCGCGATGACCAGCGGCGTCGTGGCGATCGCGGCGGCGACCCTCGCCGTCTTGCTCGCCGCGCCTCTCCTCTTGGCGCGGCAGGCATTGGAACGATCTTCCTCTTCAAGGGGCCGCGCAGCCTGGCGCGGGCTCTTCGAACTGTCGGGCAGCCTCGTCCTCGTGGTGCCGCCGATCGTCATCGGCGCCGGCTGGTTTCTTCTGCTGCGACAGGTGACCGACGTTTTCGCGGCGGCACCTTTCGTCGTTGTCGCCACCAATGCCGTAATGGCGATGCCGTTTATCGTGCGTATTCTCGCACCGGCGCTTGCCACCTCGGCACAGCGACACGATCGCCTTGCCGAGAGCCTGGGACTCTTCGGGCTGGCGCGGCTGCGCCACGTCGAATGGCCCGCTCTGAAAGCGCCGCTGGCCCTCTCCTTTGCCTTTGCGCTCGCCCTCTCCCTCGGAGATCTCGGTGCGATGGCGCTTTTTGGCAGCCAGGATTTCATCACCCTGCCCTATCTGCTGCTGCAGCGCATGGGCAGCTATCGCACAGCCGACGCAGCCGGACTGGCGCTGCTGCTCGGTGTCTTATGTCTCGCCCTGATGGCTCTCGCGGAGCGTGGGTTTCGCGGGGAGGAAGGTCGATGA
- the thiB gene encoding thiamine ABC transporter substrate binding subunit — MFFGAITPAAAQEEKPSLTVYTYESFVTDYGPGPQIKAGFEAVCGCTVKWVGLEDGVAILNRLKLEGASTSAEVVVGLDTNLIAEARATGLFAPHGTDTSAVDVPGGFSDQVFIPYDYGWFAVVYDSEAIDAPPQSLEELVSGDPEEKIAIEDPRSSTPGLGLLLWMKKVYGDGAEAKWREFSERILTVTPGWSEAYGLLTSGEVPMVLSYTTSPAYHLIEEESDRYHAAAFDEGHYIQIEVAGRIASSEHPDLARDFLAYLISPAAQNVLPTTNWMLPAAETASPLPGAFEQLVTPDKTLSFDPQTVADSRRAWTQEWLQALGR, encoded by the coding sequence ATGTTCTTCGGCGCAATCACACCCGCCGCAGCGCAGGAGGAGAAGCCCTCGCTGACGGTCTACACCTATGAGAGCTTCGTTACCGATTATGGGCCGGGGCCGCAGATCAAGGCCGGTTTTGAGGCGGTTTGTGGCTGCACGGTGAAATGGGTCGGGCTGGAGGACGGCGTTGCGATCCTCAACCGTTTGAAGCTCGAAGGTGCTTCGACATCGGCGGAGGTGGTGGTCGGGCTCGACACCAACCTGATCGCTGAGGCCAGGGCGACCGGGCTCTTCGCACCGCATGGCACCGACACATCTGCGGTCGACGTGCCCGGCGGCTTTTCCGATCAGGTTTTCATACCCTACGATTACGGTTGGTTCGCCGTCGTCTACGACAGCGAGGCGATCGATGCCCCTCCGCAAAGCCTGGAGGAGCTGGTCAGCGGCGATCCGGAGGAGAAGATCGCCATCGAAGATCCTCGCAGCTCGACACCGGGTCTCGGGCTGCTCCTGTGGATGAAAAAAGTCTATGGCGACGGCGCCGAGGCAAAATGGCGGGAGTTCTCCGAGCGTATCCTGACGGTGACGCCCGGCTGGAGCGAAGCCTATGGGCTCCTGACGAGCGGCGAAGTCCCGATGGTGCTGAGCTATACCACCTCGCCCGCCTATCACCTGATCGAGGAGGAGAGCGACCGCTACCACGCGGCAGCCTTCGATGAGGGCCATTACATCCAGATCGAGGTCGCCGGCCGCATCGCAAGCTCCGAGCACCCAGATCTCGCCCGCGACTTCCTCGCTTATCTGATCTCACCCGCGGCGCAGAACGTGCTGCCGACCACCAATTGGATGCTGCCGGCCGCAGAGACCGCCTCGCCGCTGCCCGGCGCCTTTGAGCAGTTGGTGACCCCGGACAAGACCCTGTCTTTCGATCCCCAAACGGTAGCCGACAGCCGACGCGCCTGGACGCAGGAATGGCTGCAGGCGCTTGGCCGCTGA
- a CDS encoding ATP-binding protein: MNAVVTMVEAASAIILAIIFLALLGERLEGTFWRRSIAFGLVFAGTGMLIMLHPVELMEGVRTDPRNAVVALSAALGGPVCALITAIPMMALRLYFGGLGAVPGAAGIASAAICSSLLWYVWTRHLGRAVSQRYILHHALSAAIVPALVIAMMTAVPWHIFLKSASLFVTVNFAAVLLMGQLVVREYQRRWAVAAHNEAQARLEATANNAPGILFQISRDEDGQLEVRYVSDGARRILDIAPESFVEHPEKLARLISRQDAEKLQLILEGSAETLEPWSFEAQCMHPKGHVLWMRATAEPRGYGKDEIIWDGFVYDITEQKRSEQMKNDFISTVSHELRTPLTAIHGALGLVAAGGAGKLSAKGNNLVSIAYANSARLVRLINDILDIERIESGRMPFDIKPLALRPLVETTVESLRAYAAEHKASIEIDDTAPGLVCLADPDRLSQVLVNLMSNAIKFSPPEGTVRIHIALRAGRTRIYVSDEGPGIPEEFHDRIFNKFERADFSDNQKVGGTGLGLSITKAIVEHLNGEIDFRSTEGGGTIFFVDLPSFPAMQQLGAERDSRKLAST, from the coding sequence ATGAATGCGGTAGTCACGATGGTCGAGGCAGCCTCCGCCATCATCCTCGCCATTATCTTTCTCGCTCTTCTGGGAGAGCGCCTGGAAGGAACGTTCTGGCGTCGCAGCATCGCATTCGGCCTCGTCTTCGCCGGCACGGGCATGCTCATCATGCTCCATCCGGTCGAATTGATGGAGGGGGTGCGCACCGATCCGCGCAACGCGGTCGTCGCCCTCTCTGCAGCTCTCGGCGGGCCGGTCTGCGCGCTGATCACGGCCATTCCGATGATGGCGCTGCGGCTTTATTTCGGCGGCCTGGGCGCCGTCCCCGGCGCCGCGGGCATCGCCTCTGCCGCAATCTGTTCAAGCCTTCTGTGGTACGTCTGGACGCGCCATCTCGGCCGCGCCGTGTCGCAGCGTTACATCCTCCATCACGCCCTCAGCGCCGCCATCGTGCCCGCCCTGGTCATCGCGATGATGACCGCCGTGCCCTGGCACATCTTTCTCAAATCGGCCTCCCTGTTCGTCACGGTGAATTTTGCGGCCGTCCTTCTGATGGGCCAGCTCGTCGTCCGCGAATACCAGCGCCGCTGGGCCGTGGCGGCGCATAACGAAGCGCAGGCCCGCCTGGAGGCGACCGCCAACAACGCCCCTGGCATCCTCTTTCAAATCTCCCGGGACGAAGATGGACAGCTGGAGGTGCGCTATGTCTCCGATGGCGCACGGCGCATCCTCGACATCGCCCCGGAAAGCTTCGTCGAGCATCCGGAGAAGCTCGCAAGGCTTATTTCCCGGCAAGACGCCGAAAAATTGCAGCTCATTCTCGAAGGTTCGGCGGAAACCCTGGAGCCCTGGTCATTCGAGGCGCAGTGCATGCATCCCAAGGGCCACGTCCTTTGGATGCGCGCCACCGCAGAGCCCCGCGGCTACGGCAAAGACGAGATCATCTGGGACGGTTTCGTCTACGATATCACCGAGCAGAAGCGCTCCGAGCAGATGAAGAACGACTTCATCTCCACCGTCAGCCACGAATTGCGCACGCCCCTGACCGCGATCCACGGCGCGCTCGGCCTGGTGGCGGCCGGAGGCGCCGGAAAGCTCAGCGCCAAGGGCAACAATCTCGTATCGATCGCCTATGCCAACAGCGCGCGGCTGGTGCGTCTCATCAACGACATCCTGGACATCGAGCGGATCGAATCCGGAAGGATGCCCTTCGACATAAAACCCCTCGCGCTTCGCCCTCTCGTCGAGACAACGGTGGAATCGCTGCGCGCCTACGCGGCCGAACACAAAGCGTCGATCGAGATCGACGACACGGCGCCCGGGCTCGTCTGCCTCGCCGATCCCGATCGCCTCAGCCAGGTGCTCGTCAACCTGATGTCCAATGCGATCAAATTCTCGCCGCCGGAGGGAACCGTTCGGATCCACATCGCGCTGCGGGCCGGCCGCACCCGCATCTATGTGAGCGACGAGGGGCCGGGCATCCCGGAAGAATTCCACGACCGCATCTTCAACAAGTTCGAAAGGGCCGATTTCTCCGACAATCAGAAGGTCGGCGGCACGGGTCTCGGCCTTTCCATCACCAAGGCGATCGTCGAGCACCTCAACGGCGAGATCGACTTCCGCAGCACAGAAGGCGGCGGAACGATCTTCTTCGTTGACCTGCCAAGTTTTCCTGCCATGCAGCAGCTCGGTGCAGAGCGCGACAGCCGCAAGCTGGCAAGCACCTGA
- a CDS encoding O-antigen ligase domain-containing protein produces the protein MKTPTPQRNLPENLVFWTISLTWFFYAFGALYVVGPVISWSLAGLGFLSLYLGPGLRPDLRPTGSVPPIIWGWIGGMLVMLVALWVGHFDWGLGMGQTIKSSIGWAKGWAMVALVPFAGAILKIRRDVVIRSQCIVGACTVALLPILLVAPSIGLPEKIFVSPLKAVGGPGPEYFSVYFYTLDPSSWTPRWQFYAPWSPFAGLLGVVMVLFALEDRSRFWMAMGILAGLAMVFFSKSRMSLVALFVCAVGPRMMPLLAKSVAWQLAAGVAASMAALGTYLLQAMQDAVSAFKGARADSTRVRETLQRIAYERWQNEAVWFGHGTVQPGPHIVEYMPIGSHHTWYGLLFVKGLVGVWALLVPLVWQFWIVAVDSVKGRRGRLPLGIVLVFIILSFGENIEIEAYLLWPALLLLGIHARELERDRLETASRKA, from the coding sequence ATGAAAACGCCGACGCCACAGCGTAACCTACCGGAGAATCTCGTCTTCTGGACGATCTCTCTGACCTGGTTCTTCTACGCCTTCGGCGCGCTCTACGTGGTGGGACCAGTGATCTCCTGGTCCCTCGCAGGTCTAGGCTTCCTGTCGCTTTACCTCGGTCCCGGCCTCAGGCCGGACCTCAGGCCCACCGGCTCGGTGCCGCCGATCATTTGGGGCTGGATCGGCGGCATGCTGGTCATGCTTGTTGCCTTGTGGGTCGGCCATTTCGACTGGGGCCTCGGCATGGGTCAGACGATCAAGTCCTCGATCGGATGGGCAAAAGGCTGGGCGATGGTCGCACTCGTTCCCTTCGCCGGGGCCATTTTGAAGATCCGCCGAGACGTTGTCATCCGCAGCCAGTGCATCGTCGGCGCATGCACGGTGGCACTCCTACCGATCCTCCTCGTCGCACCCTCGATCGGCTTGCCCGAAAAGATCTTCGTTTCGCCTCTGAAGGCCGTTGGCGGCCCGGGTCCGGAATATTTCTCTGTATATTTCTACACACTTGATCCGTCGAGCTGGACGCCGCGCTGGCAATTCTACGCCCCGTGGTCGCCCTTTGCCGGCCTTCTCGGCGTCGTCATGGTTCTCTTCGCGCTCGAAGACCGCAGCCGCTTCTGGATGGCGATGGGCATTCTCGCCGGGCTGGCGATGGTCTTCTTTTCCAAGTCGCGCATGAGCCTTGTCGCCCTCTTCGTATGCGCTGTCGGCCCGCGCATGATGCCGCTTCTGGCCAAAAGCGTCGCCTGGCAACTCGCTGCCGGCGTCGCCGCATCGATGGCGGCGCTCGGCACATATCTTCTACAGGCCATGCAGGATGCGGTTTCGGCCTTCAAGGGCGCCAGAGCCGACAGCACCCGCGTCCGCGAGACCCTGCAACGTATCGCCTATGAGCGCTGGCAAAACGAGGCGGTGTGGTTCGGCCACGGCACGGTTCAACCGGGTCCCCATATCGTCGAGTACATGCCGATCGGAAGTCATCACACCTGGTATGGACTGCTGTTCGTGAAAGGTCTTGTCGGAGTGTGGGCTCTCCTCGTCCCGCTGGTCTGGCAGTTCTGGATTGTCGCCGTCGATTCCGTCAAAGGCCGCCGAGGACGGCTTCCTCTCGGCATCGTACTCGTTTTCATCATTCTGAGCTTCGGGGAAAACATCGAGATCGAGGCCTATCTCCTTTGGCCGGCTTTGCTTCTCCTTGGCATTCACGCTCGCGAATTGGAGCGCGACCGGCTGGAAACAGCATCCAGGAAAGCTTGA
- a CDS encoding GumC family protein — protein MNVHTNLLEAPYVPHDEEAAADKARTGGRRLFGRLGAAAAGISRFMPRLTRTRITALSPVRLLRGGRVGDFQRLPRYALVIFAGLAAIWAPVILYISTAPLRFQSEAAMIMPGAGSSSSVNLSDIGQASTSASSPYSSSSISPTVTYKSLIESRRVLERAADSLQLEVQELGRPRIKLLDQTSLIRLTMTGSSPEDAADKTEAILAAFLGELDQLRSDEMESREVSTIDTVREHQKAVEAIRLKISELQAKTGLASADQHLELVTMIEQMGQQVVSTTSELRESEEAVVALSTMLNVDAGNASSMLRLHGDIEFAALSENAAEASAKLSSLTGRFGQNHPQVVEARNNYNGAKARMDDRARAVTGLPVAAIWEQVDPSSQGERSALLSQLVDLVTKRDGLAARVAALKQEHEAGQERVRDLVETASRLDSLNRDYKVAEAVFASALARMNTTRNDVFASYPMVQVIEQPSIEWEPSSPNKKIALGAAGAGSLFLLMGLALAWMRRPLIDRLLETEEAGDENADATA, from the coding sequence ATGAATGTTCATACCAATCTACTGGAAGCCCCATACGTCCCTCACGACGAGGAGGCTGCGGCCGATAAGGCACGCACCGGCGGCCGGCGCCTGTTTGGGCGCCTTGGCGCTGCGGCAGCCGGCATTTCCCGTTTCATGCCCCGCCTGACCCGCACGCGCATCACCGCGCTGTCGCCGGTGCGCCTGCTGCGCGGCGGTCGCGTCGGGGACTTCCAACGCCTGCCCCGCTACGCGCTGGTCATTTTCGCCGGCCTTGCCGCGATCTGGGCTCCAGTCATCCTCTACATCTCGACGGCACCTCTGCGCTTTCAGTCCGAGGCAGCAATGATCATGCCGGGCGCCGGCTCGTCCAGCTCCGTCAATCTGTCGGACATCGGCCAGGCCTCGACCTCGGCGAGCTCGCCTTATTCAAGCTCCTCGATAAGCCCAACCGTGACCTACAAGAGCCTGATCGAATCCCGGCGCGTGCTTGAGCGTGCGGCGGATTCGCTTCAGCTCGAAGTTCAGGAACTCGGACGTCCGCGCATCAAGCTCCTCGACCAGACGAGCCTCATCCGCCTGACGATGACGGGTTCCTCGCCCGAGGACGCGGCTGACAAGACGGAAGCCATTCTCGCGGCCTTTCTCGGCGAACTGGACCAGCTGCGCAGCGACGAGATGGAGAGCCGGGAAGTCTCCACGATCGACACTGTCCGCGAGCACCAGAAGGCCGTTGAGGCCATTCGTCTTAAAATCAGCGAGCTGCAGGCAAAGACCGGGCTGGCGAGCGCAGATCAGCATCTCGAACTCGTGACGATGATCGAGCAGATGGGCCAGCAGGTCGTCTCCACGACGTCGGAGCTGCGGGAATCGGAGGAGGCCGTCGTGGCCCTTTCGACGATGCTCAACGTCGATGCCGGCAACGCCTCGTCCATGCTGCGTCTGCACGGCGACATCGAGTTCGCCGCCCTTTCGGAAAACGCCGCCGAGGCTTCGGCGAAGCTCTCCAGCCTCACCGGACGCTTCGGACAGAACCATCCCCAGGTCGTCGAGGCACGCAACAATTACAACGGCGCAAAGGCGCGCATGGATGATCGCGCACGGGCCGTCACCGGCCTTCCGGTCGCCGCCATCTGGGAGCAGGTCGACCCCTCTTCGCAGGGGGAGCGGTCGGCCCTCCTCTCTCAGCTCGTCGATCTTGTCACCAAGCGCGATGGCCTGGCCGCGCGGGTCGCCGCTCTCAAGCAAGAGCACGAGGCCGGTCAGGAGCGGGTGCGTGATCTCGTCGAGACGGCGTCGCGCCTCGACAGTCTCAACCGCGACTACAAGGTCGCCGAAGCCGTCTTCGCATCGGCCCTGGCGCGGATGAACACCACCCGCAACGATGTCTTTGCCTCGTATCCGATGGTGCAGGTGATCGAACAGCCGTCAATCGAATGGGAGCCGTCTTCGCCCAATAAGAAGATCGCACTGGGCGCGGCGGGCGCAGGCTCCCTGTTTCTCCTGATGGGGCTCGCCCTCGCCTGGATGCGTCGTCCTCTGATCGACCGTCTCCTGGAAACCGAGGAAGCTGGCGATGAAAACGCCGACGCCACAGCGTAA
- a CDS encoding response regulator transcription factor — translation MDILIADDHELVRDTICAFLEREPDVRVVTASDFTEAIDRIDAQGPFDLVILDYNMPGMDGLEGLARAKEHNKGNPVGIISGTANRSVAEEALAAGAAGFLPKTIAAKSLIHAVRFMVAGEQYAPLDFMRAPSEETENPLAAKLSKRETEVLGGLVRGASNKEIARELDLQEVTVKLHVKTLCRKLQARNRTHAAMIAKDAGMF, via the coding sequence ATGGATATTCTGATCGCTGACGATCATGAACTCGTCCGAGACACGATCTGCGCGTTTCTCGAGCGCGAACCGGATGTGCGCGTCGTCACCGCCAGCGATTTTACCGAAGCGATCGACCGTATCGATGCGCAGGGCCCGTTCGATCTCGTCATCCTTGATTACAACATGCCCGGCATGGACGGCCTCGAAGGCCTCGCCCGCGCCAAGGAGCATAATAAGGGCAACCCCGTCGGCATCATTTCCGGCACGGCCAACCGCAGCGTGGCGGAAGAAGCGCTGGCGGCCGGCGCCGCCGGCTTCCTGCCGAAGACGATCGCCGCCAAATCGCTTATCCACGCCGTCCGCTTCATGGTGGCGGGCGAGCAATATGCTCCGCTCGATTTCATGCGAGCACCGAGCGAAGAAACTGAAAATCCTCTGGCCGCCAAATTGAGCAAGCGTGAGACGGAAGTCCTGGGCGGTCTCGTCCGTGGCGCATCCAATAAGGAAATCGCGCGCGAGCTCGATTTGCAGGAGGTCACGGTGAAACTTCACGTCAAAACGCTCTGTCGCAAGCTTCAGGCACGCAACCGCACACACGCTGCCATGATCGCCAAGGATGCGGGGATGTTCTGA